The DNA region GCCGCATCATCAGCGCGATCTGTCCGCGGTGATACGTCGAATGGTTTGCCATGTGTTGCATCAGGTGAACCAGAGGAATGCTGGTCGAGCGAAATGGAAGAAGTTTCGTAAGCTCGTTCCCGGTCAGCCGGTCGAGGAAATCGAGTTGCTGTTGCTCGACCTCTCTCCACTTCGCCTCAACGGCGGCAAATGTGGCCATGGTCTCCGGCAGAAAAAGAGCATCGCGGCGTGTTCGGATATCCATCAGGTCCGCGGAGTTTTCAGGTGAGCTGCTCCAATACGTCAGCCAGATCCATTCGCCGCCGAGAATGTGGACGAGCGTGTCGCGCACGGAACGAAAGCTGCCACCCAGGTCGCGTGTGAACTGTTCGTGGCTGAGCTTTGCAGCCGCCGCAAACGTTCTGCTATTGGCCCATCGGTCGTATTCGTAGATCAGCAGGATGTCATCTTTTGTCATGGGATTTTTCTCGGAAGCCTTGCGTCAAAGTTCGTTGTCGCCTGTCGGGCGGAAGCGGTAGCCGATCCACGGTTCGGTGAGGATGTAGCGCGGCTCGTCGGTGGCCTCGATCTTCTTGCGGAGCTGGCCGATGTTGACGCGAAGATACTCGGGCTGGTCGGCGTTGGTTCCCCAAACGGCGTGCAGCAGCGCTCGGTGCGTGAGCACCTGACCTGGATGGCGCGCGAGAACGAGGAGGAGGTCGAACTGCTTAGGCGTGAGGTGGACCTCCTGTCCGCGAACGACGACGCGGTGTTGTGGCAGGTCGATGGTGAAGTCTCCGAGCGCGATGACAGGCTTTTCGCCGGAGGAGGCTGCGGTGGAGCGGCGAAGCTGCGCGCGCGCACGGGCCTGAAGCTCCTGGATGGAGAAGGGCTTGGTGACGTAGTCGTCGGCGCCGGCGTCGAGTGCCTCGATCTTCATGCGGTCCTGGTTGCGCACGGAGAGCACGATGATGGGGACCTGCGAGACGGAGCGCAGCTCGCGGCACAGCTCCACGCCATCCATCTCGGGCATGGCGAGGTCGGTGATGACGAGGTCGGGCTTCCATTGGTGCGCGATCTCCAGCGCCTGGACGCCGTTGTGCGCGATGCGAAGATCGTAGCCTTGCGTCGAGAGCGCGGTACGAAGGACGCGGGTGATCTGCTGCTCGTCGTCGACGATGAGAACCTTTGCTTCCGTCATTCACGCTCCGTGTGCTGGGTGACGATGTGGACGTCGACGTTGGGCGACTCGCTGAGGAAGTGCTGGATGGCCCAGTAGTAAAGATACTTGCGCAGACCGCTAACGGCGG from Acidobacteriota bacterium includes:
- a CDS encoding DinB family protein, with the translated sequence MTKDDILLIYEYDRWANSRTFAAAAKLSHEQFTRDLGGSFRSVRDTLVHILGGEWIWLTYWSSSPENSADLMDIRTRRDALFLPETMATFAAVEAKWREVEQQQLDFLDRLTGNELTKLLPFRSTSIPLVHLMQHMANHSTYHRGQIALMMRQLGAEPLATDFHLFCTETHT
- a CDS encoding response regulator transcription factor; translated protein: MTEAKVLIVDDEQQITRVLRTALSTQGYDLRIAHNGVQALEIAHQWKPDLVITDLAMPEMDGVELCRELRSVSQVPIIVLSVRNQDRMKIEALDAGADDYVTKPFSIQELQARARAQLRRSTAASSGEKPVIALGDFTIDLPQHRVVVRGQEVHLTPKQFDLLLVLARHPGQVLTHRALLHAVWGTNADQPEYLRVNIGQLRKKIEATDEPRYILTEPWIGYRFRPTGDNEL